Proteins encoded within one genomic window of Hermetia illucens chromosome 2, iHerIll2.2.curated.20191125, whole genome shotgun sequence:
- the LOC119650336 gene encoding broad-complex core protein isoforms 1/2/3/4/5 isoform X1, protein MDSGSTPTHQQQFCLRWHNHQTSLLSSLPLLLDQSHLTDVTLSAEGKTLRAHRVVLSACSTFFSELFRTLDSSFHPVIVIPGASFGAVVALLTFMYSGEVNVFEEQIPTLLTLAETLGIKGLADFHNNNSSKSPKTEPADQPKETESPSSASSKMPSPLENFFMKSLQFYPNLMPQPLNFSQSALNKTSEFIAKYQQHCNLMQQAAKENDSSLLDENSNKRSNNSTERKFKEMKKIDKIAENLRSATTNKPCIDPVAPKLPMKMPHSPPSSLALKPPPFPPLPHHFMTTEESSKGPEGIPTGSPHPPAPSYSPPENLSTSESLLEKTISGTATTKTPNAKLYATCFICHKQLSNQYNLRVHLETHQNVRYACNVCSHVSRSKDALRKHVSYRHPGAPSPCESETRRKRSKTLAAPFHLMKPEPTELQSTASPQTPSNQPFMFLQNQFHPPNGSPQSTSAPTTPGTPTSSEITNTKKESTNSEIADSV, encoded by the exons accAGTCTTCTAAGCTCATTGCCTTTACTGCTCGACCAATCACATTTAACAGATGTCACCCTCTCAGCCGAAGGAAAAACCCTACGTGCTCATCGTGTTGTTCTTAGTGCGTGTAgtacatttttctcagaattaTTTCGAACTTTGGACTCATCATTTCATCCAGTCATCGTCATTCCAGGAGCTTCGTTTGGAGCTGTTGTAGCTCTCCTTACATTTATGTACTCGGGTGAAGTAAATGTATTCGAAGAGCAAATACCAACCCTACTAACTTTAGCCGAAACGTTAGGTATTAAAGGATTAGCTGATTTTCATAACAAT aatTCGTCCAAATCACCTAAAACTGAACCTGCCGATCAACCTAAAGAAACGGAATCACCGTCTTCAGCATCATCAAAAATGCCTTCACCCTTagaaaatttttttatgaaatcacTGCAATTTTATCCAAACTTAATGCCTCAACCACTCAATTTCTCACAGTCGGCATTGAACAAAACATCTGAATTCATCGCCAAATATCAACAGCACTGCAACCTTATGCAGCAAGCAGCGAAGGAAAATGACTCCTCATTACTCGATGAGAATAGTAataaaagaagcaacaattcaaccgAGAGAAAATTCAAAGAGAtgaaaaaaatcgataaaattGCCGAAAACTTACGAAGCGCTACAACCAATAAACCGTGTATTGACCCAGTAGCGCCTAAATTACCAATGAAAATGCCACATTCACCCCCATCATCGTTGGCCCTCAAGCCACCACCATTTCCACCGTTACCTCATCATTTTATGACTACAGAAGAATCCTCGAAAGGTCCTGAGGGGATACCAACAGGCTCACCGCACCCACCGGCTCCGTCATATTCCCCACCTGAGAACCTATCCACCAGCGAATCTTTACTGGAAAAGACAATATCAGGCACAGCCACAACAAAGACACCAAATGCTAAATTATATGCTACATGTTTTATATGTCATAAGCAACTAAGTAACCAATATAATCTAAGAGTACATCTAGAGACGCATCAGAATGTTAG GTATGCCTGCAATGTTTGTTCGCATGTTTCACGAAGTAAAGACGCCCTACGTAAACATGTTTCATATCGGCACCCGGGGGCTCCCAGCCCTTGCGAATCCGAAACAAGAAGAAAGCGATCAAAGACCCTCGCCGCACCCTTCCACCTAATGAAACCCGAACCGACCGAACTGCAATCTACAGCATCACCACAGACTCCATCGAATCAACCATTTATGTTTCTGCAAAATCAATTTCATCCTCCAAACGGTAGCCCACAGTCGACATCGGCTCCAACTACCCCCGGAACTCCTACTTCCAGTGAAATAACGAATACAAAAAAGGAATCGACAAACTCCGAAATAGCGGATTCTGTGTGA
- the LOC119650336 gene encoding NHS-like protein 1 isoform X3, whose amino-acid sequence MYSGEVNVFEEQIPTLLTLAETLGIKGLADFHNNNSSKSPKTEPADQPKETESPSSASSKMPSPLENFFMKSLQFYPNLMPQPLNFSQSALNKTSEFIAKYQQHCNLMQQAAKENDSSLLDENSNKRSNNSTERKFKEMKKIDKIAENLRSATTNKPCIDPVAPKLPMKMPHSPPSSLALKPPPFPPLPHHFMTTEESSKGPEGIPTGSPHPPAPSYSPPENLSTSESLLEKTISGTATTKTPNAKLYATCFICHKQLSNQYNLRVHLETHQNVRYACNVCSHVSRSKDALRKHVSYRHPGAPSPCESETRRKRSKTLAAPFHLMKPEPTELQSTASPQTPSNQPFMFLQNQFHPPNGSPQSTSAPTTPGTPTSSEITNTKKESTNSEIADSV is encoded by the exons ATGTACTCGGGTGAAGTAAATGTATTCGAAGAGCAAATACCAACCCTACTAACTTTAGCCGAAACGTTAGGTATTAAAGGATTAGCTGATTTTCATAACAAT aatTCGTCCAAATCACCTAAAACTGAACCTGCCGATCAACCTAAAGAAACGGAATCACCGTCTTCAGCATCATCAAAAATGCCTTCACCCTTagaaaatttttttatgaaatcacTGCAATTTTATCCAAACTTAATGCCTCAACCACTCAATTTCTCACAGTCGGCATTGAACAAAACATCTGAATTCATCGCCAAATATCAACAGCACTGCAACCTTATGCAGCAAGCAGCGAAGGAAAATGACTCCTCATTACTCGATGAGAATAGTAataaaagaagcaacaattcaaccgAGAGAAAATTCAAAGAGAtgaaaaaaatcgataaaattGCCGAAAACTTACGAAGCGCTACAACCAATAAACCGTGTATTGACCCAGTAGCGCCTAAATTACCAATGAAAATGCCACATTCACCCCCATCATCGTTGGCCCTCAAGCCACCACCATTTCCACCGTTACCTCATCATTTTATGACTACAGAAGAATCCTCGAAAGGTCCTGAGGGGATACCAACAGGCTCACCGCACCCACCGGCTCCGTCATATTCCCCACCTGAGAACCTATCCACCAGCGAATCTTTACTGGAAAAGACAATATCAGGCACAGCCACAACAAAGACACCAAATGCTAAATTATATGCTACATGTTTTATATGTCATAAGCAACTAAGTAACCAATATAATCTAAGAGTACATCTAGAGACGCATCAGAATGTTAG GTATGCCTGCAATGTTTGTTCGCATGTTTCACGAAGTAAAGACGCCCTACGTAAACATGTTTCATATCGGCACCCGGGGGCTCCCAGCCCTTGCGAATCCGAAACAAGAAGAAAGCGATCAAAGACCCTCGCCGCACCCTTCCACCTAATGAAACCCGAACCGACCGAACTGCAATCTACAGCATCACCACAGACTCCATCGAATCAACCATTTATGTTTCTGCAAAATCAATTTCATCCTCCAAACGGTAGCCCACAGTCGACATCGGCTCCAACTACCCCCGGAACTCCTACTTCCAGTGAAATAACGAATACAAAAAAGGAATCGACAAACTCCGAAATAGCGGATTCTGTGTGA
- the LOC119650430 gene encoding uncharacterized protein LOC119650430, with translation MGVKMSDERAFLDYLLINGKNESISSRKEDLQLPVWYNEKLFKKGQEYYKRNLFAMFMGMLCGLIMVLAVPSIRRVLICTNKSSTPRTAYRRYIKTIFHILEWHENDLKANSRAWKSICMVNKVHGAASRLSQSSKCGMITQKDMVLTQFGFMGLITLKSKLLGISTNDEFLQSTVHFWRVIGFLMGIEDQYNICTDSWETTKPRLEIVLHEIYKPFLTTNDSEFLALTDALIDGLWSFNPFLTSGAFLYFTKRLAECDGYEYLKSDYPCPEVAEKSDKLYKTLSWYNRFVLCFLIIIHQYLYIHTIGRLYYNSQIVLSRFLIYYFPFLAYHRFGWKGSYVRIFKKDH, from the exons ATGG GTGTGAAGATGAGTGACGAAAGGGCATTTCTCGATTATCTATTAATTAACGGAAAAAATGAAAGTATCTcgagcagaaaagaagatttacAATTGCCCGTTTGGTACAATGAGAAGCTCTTCAAAAA AGGCCAGGAGTATTATAAGCGGAATTTATTTGCCATGTTCATGGGTATGTTGTGTGGTCTGATCATGGTATTGGCGGTGCCGTCCATTCGTCGAGTATTGATTTGTACAAATAAGTCGTCCACACCACGTACAGCCTACCGTCGATACATAAAGACCATATTCCATATTCTAGAATGGCACGAAAATGACTTGAAAGCAAATTCACGTGCATGGAAAAGCATCTGCATGGTCAACAAGGTGCACGGCGCTGCAAGCCGGCTAAGCCAGAGCTCCAAGTGTGGAATGATCACTCAGAAAGACATGGTTCTCACTCAGTTTGGATTCATGGGACTCATCACTCTGAAATCAAAACTACTTGGAATATCAACTAATGACGAATTCCTGCAATCAACCGTGCACTTTTGGCGTGTGATTGGTTTTCTAATGGGCATTGAAGATCAATACAACATTTGTACAGATTCGTGGGAGACAACGAAACCTAGGCTGGAAATCGTTTTGCATGAAATTTATAAACCGTTCTTGACAACAAATGATTCAGAATTTTTAGCACTCACTGACGCCCTTATTGACGGTCTATGGAGCTTCAACCCATTCTTAACTAGCGGCGCATTTTTATACTTTACAAAAAGACTAGCTGAATGCGATGGGTACGAATACTTGAAGTCAGATTATCCTTGCCCAGAAGTGGCTGAAAAATCGGATAAACTCTACAAGACTCTGAGTTGGTACAATCGATTTGTACTATGCTTCCTTATTATAATTCACCAATACTTGTATATTCACACCATCGGCCGTTTATACTATAATTCACAAATTGTGCTTTCGAGATTTCTAATTTACTACTTTCCATTTTTAGCTTATCATCGCTTTGGTTGGAAAGGATCATACGTTAGAATATTTAAGAAAGATCACTGA
- the LOC119650336 gene encoding broad-complex core protein isoforms 1/2/3/4/5 isoform X2 yields the protein MDSGSTPTHQQQFCLRWHNHQTSLLSSLPLLLDQSHLTDVTLSAEGKTLRAHRVVLIIVIPGASFGAVVALLTFMYSGEVNVFEEQIPTLLTLAETLGIKGLADFHNNNSSKSPKTEPADQPKETESPSSASSKMPSPLENFFMKSLQFYPNLMPQPLNFSQSALNKTSEFIAKYQQHCNLMQQAAKENDSSLLDENSNKRSNNSTERKFKEMKKIDKIAENLRSATTNKPCIDPVAPKLPMKMPHSPPSSLALKPPPFPPLPHHFMTTEESSKGPEGIPTGSPHPPAPSYSPPENLSTSESLLEKTISGTATTKTPNAKLYATCFICHKQLSNQYNLRVHLETHQNVRYACNVCSHVSRSKDALRKHVSYRHPGAPSPCESETRRKRSKTLAAPFHLMKPEPTELQSTASPQTPSNQPFMFLQNQFHPPNGSPQSTSAPTTPGTPTSSEITNTKKESTNSEIADSV from the exons accAGTCTTCTAAGCTCATTGCCTTTACTGCTCGACCAATCACATTTAACAGATGTCACCCTCTCAGCCGAAGGAAAAACCCTACGTGCTCATCGTGTTGTTCTTA TCATCGTCATTCCAGGAGCTTCGTTTGGAGCTGTTGTAGCTCTCCTTACATTTATGTACTCGGGTGAAGTAAATGTATTCGAAGAGCAAATACCAACCCTACTAACTTTAGCCGAAACGTTAGGTATTAAAGGATTAGCTGATTTTCATAACAAT aatTCGTCCAAATCACCTAAAACTGAACCTGCCGATCAACCTAAAGAAACGGAATCACCGTCTTCAGCATCATCAAAAATGCCTTCACCCTTagaaaatttttttatgaaatcacTGCAATTTTATCCAAACTTAATGCCTCAACCACTCAATTTCTCACAGTCGGCATTGAACAAAACATCTGAATTCATCGCCAAATATCAACAGCACTGCAACCTTATGCAGCAAGCAGCGAAGGAAAATGACTCCTCATTACTCGATGAGAATAGTAataaaagaagcaacaattcaaccgAGAGAAAATTCAAAGAGAtgaaaaaaatcgataaaattGCCGAAAACTTACGAAGCGCTACAACCAATAAACCGTGTATTGACCCAGTAGCGCCTAAATTACCAATGAAAATGCCACATTCACCCCCATCATCGTTGGCCCTCAAGCCACCACCATTTCCACCGTTACCTCATCATTTTATGACTACAGAAGAATCCTCGAAAGGTCCTGAGGGGATACCAACAGGCTCACCGCACCCACCGGCTCCGTCATATTCCCCACCTGAGAACCTATCCACCAGCGAATCTTTACTGGAAAAGACAATATCAGGCACAGCCACAACAAAGACACCAAATGCTAAATTATATGCTACATGTTTTATATGTCATAAGCAACTAAGTAACCAATATAATCTAAGAGTACATCTAGAGACGCATCAGAATGTTAG GTATGCCTGCAATGTTTGTTCGCATGTTTCACGAAGTAAAGACGCCCTACGTAAACATGTTTCATATCGGCACCCGGGGGCTCCCAGCCCTTGCGAATCCGAAACAAGAAGAAAGCGATCAAAGACCCTCGCCGCACCCTTCCACCTAATGAAACCCGAACCGACCGAACTGCAATCTACAGCATCACCACAGACTCCATCGAATCAACCATTTATGTTTCTGCAAAATCAATTTCATCCTCCAAACGGTAGCCCACAGTCGACATCGGCTCCAACTACCCCCGGAACTCCTACTTCCAGTGAAATAACGAATACAAAAAAGGAATCGACAAACTCCGAAATAGCGGATTCTGTGTGA
- the LOC119650431 gene encoding uncharacterized protein LOC119650431: protein MDHQVSEEKKYLESLLFSGKNEDIEYRSEELVLPAWYNAELFRKAQKHYKRNIFAMFHGIICGLIMALAIPSIRRILIATNQSSTPKSSYHRYFRIFLHIRALQDFDFETNPKAWKSVCIMNKVHRISSKASDNLNCGRINQKDMAMMQFAFMGLITLKSKLLGITTCNEYLESMIHFWRTIGYLMGMNDKYNLCTDSWETTKPRLEILLHKLYEPYLKTLDEEFLSLARNVISALQCLNPFLTFDAFLYFIKRLAGCPGYEYLKSDYKDHVIEKESPKLYKKLSLYNRYILFLLVSIHQHFYKNTICRWYWNLRFRFAMFLHYYFPFIAFFRFGFKDAYVRIEN, encoded by the exons ATGG ACCACCAAGTCagcgaagaaaaaaaatatctggAGTCCCTATTATTTAGCGGAAAGAATGAGGATATCGAGTATCGAAGTGAGGAATTAGTCCTGCCTGCTTGGTATAATGCAGAGCTTTTCAGAAA AGCTCAAAAGCATTACAAGCGGAATATATTTGCCATGTTTCATGGCATTATATGCGGATTAATAATGGCTCTTGCAATCCCATCAATACGGCGTATTTTAATCGCTACGAATCAATCATCAACCCCCAAATCATCCTATCATCGTTACTTCCGAATATTCCTCCATATTCGGGCATTACAAGATTTTGATTTCGAAACAAACCCTAAAGCGTGGAAAAGTGTATGTATTATGAATAAAGTGCATCGAATATCTAGTAAAGCAAGTGATAACCTGAATTGTGGAAGAATCAATCAAAAAGATATGGCAATGATGCAATTCGCATTCATGGGATTAATTACTTTGAAATCGAAGCTATTGGGAATAACAACATGCAATGAATACTTAGAATCAATGATTCACTTCTGGCGAACTATTGGTTATTTGATGGGAATGAATGATAAATACAATTTGTGCACCGATTCCTGGGAAACTACAAAACCGAGGCTTGAAATACTATTACACAAGCTTTACGAACCGTACTTGAAGACATTGGACGAAGAGTTTCTGAGTCTAGCTAGGAACGTCATCAGCGCACTGCAGTGTTTAAACCCATTTTTGACGTTTGAtgcatttttatatttcataaaAAGACTAGCAGGCTGCCCTGGTTATGAATACTTGAAATCAGATTATAAGGACCATGTAATTGAGAAAGAATCCCCGAAACTGTACAAGAAATTGAGTTTATATAATCGGTAcatactttttcttcttgtttctATACATCAACACTTTTATAAAAACACAATTTGCCGTTGGTATTGGAACTTGCGTTTCAGATTTGCTATGTTTTTGCATTACTATTTTCCATTTATAGCGTTTTTCCGATTCGGCTTTAAAGATGCATATGTAAGAATAGAAAACTGA